The region CTGCTATTTATGTAAATTACGGACGAACATTTAGCCCATTTGGCCGCCTGAAGTGGCAAGCAAGGAATGTTTCCGGGGCTGACTTTCTTATGCTTTCAAGAAGATAACAATTCAAATgccatatatatttatgaaagTGTACATGAATATGTATTTCGTCGTTATACGGGGAAAAGTCCGTCTGCCTAGATCGTATCAAGTGTACCGAGAGTTTTCGACGAAGAGTCTAAACATCGTTCGCGTTGGGATCCTTGACCGAAAAATCCCGGTATATTATGAAACATGTGTATCTGAGAAGAAAATACATCCATATATTGGGACGAATGCTCCAAACTAGTTTGCCCTTTATGGGATTTATATAAACAGAAATATATTGAAACTAAAGTgataaattagaaataatgatttatttaCACATTTGATTACAATAATGTAACAACTATATTTGGTTTCGTACTACGCAAGGCCGATCAAGCGAGCTCCAAATTGGTTCAGAGTTTCTGTCAACTTACGCGAAGTCTTCTTGGCTGCATCGACAGGAAACTGAAACGTGTAAATTGCGTTGATTGGATTGTACTATGAATAATATTCGTAAACTAAATTGTCGAATGTGGACGGTCAATAAAAATTGACGTGATATAGATTTTGTCGAAGATCCTGCGTCACACGTGACCTCAGCCAATTTAATACTATTGAAATCAATATTATATTGATAATCAATAATGGTCGATATCGTTACACAGGATCCGTTCTAATTTAcacattgataaaaaaaatcgtttttgaAAGTTGTTTATCTATCTCACTTGTGCGAAAATCGGTTCCACAGAAATTTGGTACACAATATGGATCTTCCAATTTTTACACAGtcgaaaatgaaatatttctctgaTATTTAACTTCGGTTACCTTGtaaaaaacactttttctGCTTTCGCATAAAAATTGTCGCTCTCAAGGGCAAATAATATAAAACCAAATCGGCATTTGCTTAGAAACTAAGAAATAGTTCTGTACGCAACTACAGTATTTTTATCGTTAGACGGAATATTCGGAATTGAaccgaaaaattataaaactatAGATTTGTTATGAGGCAACAATTCCAACAAAAAAGTTAGACTGAAATTGCGAGAATATTAACTTcatcaaattcaattcgatcAACCTTGTAGTCGTACACGTCGAGTCTTTATTTCGTAATTATTTACTTTCGACTATTTCTAACTAAACTGTATGCCTGGTGCAATATCCTTAACAGAAATAACGAAATTAAAAGGCAGTTCGTTAAGCCGAATAGGTTCAAACGATTTGCATTTGAGTTGCGGAAGCttcattgcaaaaaaaaaaaaaaaaaacaaacctgGCGAAATATCAGCACAGTAggaggtgtaaaaaaaatgtcttttttttcggACACAGAgtcaaaagtttcatttagGTGTAAAAATACAACTATTAAAATTCAAGCTGTTAAGAGTAACATTAAGAGGTTGCGCAtaacacatttttattttccgtaagAATAACACGGGACAAATCGTTTTTACTccttttgattttcaaaattcttttgaACCTGTtgccaagaaaaaaaaaatttttttctatttttttttttttgtcatgcCCTAGAGTACAGCTTATCCATTTTATCGAGTCGTATCCTATACGTCGCAAAAAGTGACATCAGATCGAAAGCAAATTCTTGTTTAAAAACATCCGATAAGGTACTTATCCGAGCGCATCGACAAGTTCAATGTCTTTACcgtgatattttgaatttcaaatcagCCAATCATCCTTGCAATAGATGCAACCAAATCGAATAGATAAATTATCCTTCAAACTTATACTTCGTATAACACGAAGAACTGAGAATACTCACATCAACAACGGCGTTCAAGAAGTTGCTGAACCCTTCGTATCCGCCAACGATGGCTCTTCCGATTCCTGTGAACCTGTCTCCCGAATTTCCGTACTTCTCACTCTCCTTTATGCCATCGACCAGTGGCGTCGgtctcaaaaaattttccaaaactcCTTCAATGTAGCTCATTTTCGGTTTCTCCAAAAATCCCTGCCCATTTTCGCTTTCCAAACGAACCGTCTCTCTTACTGTCGGCGGAAGGATATTGAAGAAGACTGGAGAGTCCTTTGGAAGTGACTCCAGTATGCTGCGTCCTTCCGCTATCAGATCCCCTTTCGCTGCTATAGCTGACGCCACGTTGTTCTCAGCTTCGCTGGCGAATTGCTACAAACAATTAACATGATCAATTTCTTCCCctgtacaaaattatttacatcaGGTTAACGCAGCGAAGCGTTTGTGACGTGTTATCAGCGCCCGGAAGTATAGTTGGTGTTTTAGACTTGTTACTTTCGATTTCCTTCGCTTCTGGCGATTGTTTTGTAAGACGAGttaattcaaaattgtttAATCATTTACCCGTACAATTAGTGGTCACAACACTGACACATGAATTATTAACATCAATAATGCATATAGGTGTAAGACACGTGAGTCCGgttaacatatttttcaatcacatAATTCGTTAATGCGTTAATTATGTTTATAGCTTTTCctgcgaaaaattttcaatgtttagTGGCTTACACGTTAATCACATTCCTGGCAATTGTTCATGCCATTACTTGCGCAACTCGAGTGTCTTGCAGTCGCCGATTATTATTCGTAATGTGTAATTACGTCGGCTGCAGGTGTGAATGCAGCGATTCACGCACACGAACCAATTATGCGGCTTCAAATTCCCTGTCATGCATACCGATTAGATatgttgaaaagaaaagttaGCATGACTGTACGTAGAAAGCCACCGTCTTGTGACTCGACGTTTTTGCGTTTTGTTCTTCTGATTGAATGAATTACCTCCGCCATTGAGGCAATGATGTTTCTCGCCATTGTCGCGGAATGGACTAATCTTCCTCTCCCAAATCTGATCGCGTCGGCAACCTGTTCTACGAATTCCTACAAAATCGATACAAATATTCACAAATCACCGATAGCAGTATCCAAGCACATTCAAGGTGTAGGTTTGATCACAAATGCCtttggatttatttttacgatcGCGGTCTATGAAGCTTTAAATAATCACAGtagaatgaatttttgaataagactCTCAGGTTTATTATCGTGATTCTTTAAAACCGAAACTTCATATTCTAATTGATGTTGAACTACAGATATTTATCGCAAACGTTGAATCTGATTCGTGTTTTCCGCTATCTTCCATCTCCTGTGACGTTTTATGCGACTcgttgttagaaaaaaaaaaaaaaaaacaaccaagCCGACg is a window of Neodiprion pinetum isolate iyNeoPine1 chromosome 4, iyNeoPine1.2, whole genome shotgun sequence DNA encoding:
- the LOC124215884 gene encoding uncharacterized protein isoform X1, which gives rise to MFKLGLTLLTISVGTTLSRPSEQPTKFDLALAQDAVAETVSDATISTLQRGQEFVEQVADAIRFGRGRLVHSATMARNIIASMAEQFASEAENNVASAIAAKGDLIAEGRSILESLPKDSPVFFNILPPTVRETVRLESENGQGFLEKPKMSYIEGVLENFLRPTPLVDGIKESEKYGNSGDRFTGIGRAIVGGYEGFSNFLNAVVDFPVDAAKKTSRKLTETLNQFGARLIGLA
- the LOC124215884 gene encoding uncharacterized protein isoform X2, with translation MFKLGLTLLTISVGTTLSRPSEQPTKFDLALAQDAVAETVSDATISTLQRGQQFASEAENNVASAIAAKGDLIAEGRSILESLPKDSPVFFNILPPTVRETVRLESENGQGFLEKPKMSYIEGVLENFLRPTPLVDGIKESEKYGNSGDRFTGIGRAIVGGYEGFSNFLNAVVDFPVDAAKKTSRKLTETLNQFGARLIGLA